In Streptomyces sp. NBC_00414, a single window of DNA contains:
- a CDS encoding GNAT family N-acetyltransferase: MSATPHAHVLDNPARASLTGPHAHFAERRGRVLRYPADVSPWLALPDDPDADDWADVAALAGPGKEIALPGFGGEIPEGWEITFRGEGVQFVDDGLAAAPDPEAVRLGPADVPEMLDLVARTRPGPFLPRTVELGTYLGIRRGGALVAMAGERLHPPGWTEISAVCTDAAVRGEGLATRLTLAVAHGIRARGETPFLHTAADNATAVRLYESLGFRLRRRTRFLAARVPERSQDGRTVAVG; the protein is encoded by the coding sequence ATGAGCGCCACGCCCCACGCCCACGTCCTGGACAACCCCGCGCGGGCCTCGCTGACCGGTCCGCACGCCCACTTCGCCGAACGCCGCGGCCGTGTGCTGCGCTACCCCGCCGACGTGTCGCCCTGGCTGGCCCTGCCCGACGACCCCGACGCCGACGACTGGGCCGACGTCGCGGCGCTCGCCGGACCGGGCAAGGAGATCGCGCTGCCCGGCTTCGGAGGTGAGATACCGGAGGGCTGGGAGATCACGTTCCGCGGGGAGGGCGTGCAGTTCGTGGACGACGGCCTGGCCGCCGCGCCGGACCCGGAGGCGGTTCGGCTGGGCCCGGCCGACGTACCGGAGATGCTGGACCTCGTGGCGCGGACCAGACCGGGCCCGTTCCTGCCGCGCACCGTCGAACTCGGCACCTACCTCGGGATACGCCGGGGCGGGGCCCTGGTCGCCATGGCGGGGGAGCGGCTGCACCCGCCCGGCTGGACGGAGATCAGCGCGGTCTGCACCGATGCGGCCGTCCGCGGCGAGGGCCTGGCCACCCGGCTGACGCTGGCGGTGGCGCACGGCATACGCGCCCGGGGCGAGACCCCGTTCCTGCACACCGCGGCGGACAACGCCACCGCCGTCCGGCTCTACGAGTCCCTGGGCTTCCGGCTCCGCCGCAGGACGAGGTTCCTGGCGGCGCGGGTGCCGGAGCGGTCACAGGACGGGCGGACGGTGGCGGTGGGCTGA
- a CDS encoding sulfite oxidase-like oxidoreductase: MNVTRGFAGRPRVRNDGLPPGQYDARDDWPVLSAEVTPDLAPAQWTFTVDGLVAEERTWTWDEAHALPPSAYEGDIHCVTSWSKFGVRFAGVSLDAFLDLARPTAEATHAVAYSHTGYTTNLPLADLTGGRAWIVWEYGDRPLPAEHGGPARLIVPRLYFWKSAKWIAGIRLLDHDEPGFWEQNGYHHRGNPWEEQRYSGD, translated from the coding sequence ATGAACGTCACCCGAGGCTTCGCCGGGCGTCCGCGCGTCCGCAACGACGGACTGCCGCCCGGCCAGTACGACGCCCGCGACGACTGGCCCGTCCTGTCCGCGGAGGTCACGCCGGACCTGGCGCCCGCGCAGTGGACGTTCACAGTCGACGGGCTGGTCGCCGAGGAGCGCACCTGGACCTGGGACGAGGCGCACGCGCTGCCGCCGTCCGCGTACGAGGGCGACATCCACTGCGTGACGAGCTGGTCGAAGTTCGGGGTGCGGTTCGCGGGAGTGTCGCTCGACGCGTTCCTCGATCTCGCCCGTCCGACCGCCGAGGCCACCCACGCGGTCGCCTACTCGCACACCGGCTACACCACGAACCTGCCGCTCGCGGATCTGACCGGCGGGCGGGCCTGGATCGTCTGGGAGTACGGGGACAGGCCACTGCCCGCCGAACACGGTGGTCCGGCACGGCTGATCGTGCCGCGCCTGTACTTCTGGAAGAGCGCCAAGTGGATCGCGGGCATCCGTCTCCTCGACCACGACGAGCCGGGTTTCTGGGAGCAGAACGGCTACCACCACCGCGGCAACCCCTGGGAAGAGCAGCGCTACTCCGGTGACTGA
- a CDS encoding quinone oxidoreductase family protein, with the protein MPKAYVFTQYGGPETEALVEQDRPAPGPGQLLVAVRAAGVNPVDWKQRTGYQRPGQQRRELPAVLGNEAAGVVEELGEGVTGFEVGDEVFGNPVAGGYAQYALFPVAVTAHKPAGISFTDAATLPVAAATAYDGVRQLALPAGATLLVTGAGGGVGVAVAQIAHADGLNVIGVASAGKKDLVESLGAAHVPSGPDFAEAVRALAPEGVDAVYDLVGGEVLEAAAELVKDRAKLITAGGKDIVEGLGGSPVVRARTAAVLDEVARLVVDGRLDPLVTRTFPLEQAAEALRAVEEGHARGKVVIEVAE; encoded by the coding sequence ATGCCCAAGGCGTACGTCTTCACCCAGTACGGCGGTCCGGAGACCGAGGCCCTCGTCGAGCAGGACCGGCCGGCTCCCGGGCCCGGTCAGTTGCTGGTCGCGGTCCGGGCGGCGGGCGTCAACCCCGTCGACTGGAAGCAGCGCACCGGCTACCAGCGGCCAGGTCAGCAGCGGCGTGAGCTGCCCGCCGTCCTCGGCAACGAGGCCGCCGGTGTCGTCGAGGAGCTCGGCGAGGGAGTCACGGGATTCGAGGTGGGCGACGAGGTCTTCGGCAACCCCGTCGCGGGCGGCTACGCCCAGTACGCGCTGTTCCCCGTGGCCGTGACCGCGCACAAGCCCGCCGGGATCTCCTTCACCGACGCGGCCACCCTGCCCGTCGCGGCGGCCACCGCCTACGACGGAGTGCGTCAGCTGGCCCTGCCGGCGGGCGCGACCCTGCTGGTCACGGGCGCGGGCGGCGGGGTCGGCGTCGCGGTCGCGCAGATCGCGCACGCCGACGGACTGAACGTCATCGGGGTCGCGAGCGCAGGCAAGAAGGACCTGGTCGAGTCGCTCGGCGCCGCGCACGTGCCGTCAGGACCGGACTTCGCCGAGGCCGTCCGGGCCCTGGCGCCGGAGGGAGTGGACGCCGTGTACGACCTGGTCGGCGGCGAGGTGCTGGAGGCCGCGGCCGAGCTGGTGAAGGACCGCGCCAAACTGATCACCGCGGGCGGCAAGGACATCGTGGAGGGCCTCGGCGGCTCACCCGTCGTACGGGCCCGTACCGCCGCGGTCCTCGACGAGGTGGCCCGGCTCGTCGTCGACGGCAGGCTGGACCCCCTGGTGACGCGGACCTTCCCCCTCGAACAGGCCGCCGAGGCGCTGCGTGCCGTCGAGGAGGGCCATGCCCGCGGCAAGGTCGTGATCGAGGTCGCGGAATGA
- a CDS encoding PadR family transcriptional regulator, translated as MSLPHAILTALLEKPSSGLELTRRFDKSIGYFWSATHQQIYRELGKLEAEGSIRALAPQQPTRGQKKRYEVLPAGRAELARWTAASQDPKPLRDTLLLRLRAAAVVGTEGIEADLRRHLGLHRRQLAEYEEIQERDFPPGKDAPGDRLQHLVLRAGIDLETFWTGWLTHALEEFERLPAEDPAS; from the coding sequence ATGTCACTCCCGCACGCGATCCTCACCGCCCTGCTTGAGAAGCCGTCGTCGGGGCTGGAGCTGACCCGTCGCTTCGACAAGTCGATCGGCTACTTCTGGTCGGCGACGCATCAGCAGATCTATCGCGAGCTGGGAAAACTGGAGGCCGAGGGCTCCATCAGGGCCCTCGCCCCGCAGCAGCCGACCCGCGGGCAGAAGAAGCGGTACGAGGTCCTGCCCGCGGGCCGCGCCGAACTGGCCCGCTGGACCGCCGCGTCCCAGGACCCCAAGCCCCTGCGCGACACGCTGTTGCTGCGGCTGCGGGCGGCGGCGGTGGTCGGCACCGAGGGCATCGAGGCGGATCTGCGCCGCCATCTCGGTCTGCACCGCCGGCAGTTGGCGGAGTACGAGGAGATCCAGGAGCGCGACTTCCCGCCCGGCAAGGACGCTCCCGGGGACCGGCTCCAGCACCTGGTCCTGCGTGCCGGGATCGACCTGGAGACCTTCTGGACGGGGTGGCTCACGCACGCGCTGGAGGAGTTCGAGCGGCTCCCGGCCGAGGACCCGGCGTCCTGA
- a CDS encoding MarR family winged helix-turn-helix transcriptional regulator gives MVVACNHQRKGSPVNAVATAADVAIETIHHEMTAFARRARASAGRLHPELSLVSYTLLGHLEESGGCRATDLAAHYALDKSTVSRQVSALEGAGLIERRSDPQDQRVQVLHLTAAGTEILAQVTASRRVAFRERLAGWPEEDLRRFAGYLLRYNAAGPGPGVTATSDGSRDSDHSGDSDDSDDIDGSYDLSAGG, from the coding sequence ATGGTTGTAGCATGCAACCATCAGAGGAAGGGCAGCCCAGTGAACGCAGTCGCGACCGCAGCCGACGTCGCCATCGAGACGATCCACCACGAGATGACGGCCTTCGCCCGTCGCGCTCGGGCCTCGGCCGGCCGGCTGCACCCGGAGCTGTCCCTGGTCTCGTACACGCTTCTCGGTCATCTGGAGGAGAGCGGCGGCTGCCGCGCCACCGATCTCGCCGCGCACTACGCCCTCGACAAGTCCACGGTGAGCCGGCAGGTGTCGGCCCTCGAAGGCGCCGGGCTGATCGAGCGGCGCTCCGATCCGCAGGACCAGCGCGTCCAGGTGCTGCACCTCACGGCGGCCGGGACGGAGATCCTCGCCCAGGTGACCGCGAGCCGTCGGGTGGCCTTCCGCGAGCGGCTGGCGGGCTGGCCCGAGGAGGACCTGCGACGGTTCGCGGGGTATCTGCTGCGATACAACGCGGCGGGCCCCGGGCCGGGCGTGACGGCGACCTCGGACGGCTCCCGCGACTCCGACCACTCCGGCGACTCGGACGACTCGGACGACATCGACGGCTCGTACGACTTGTCCGCGGGCGGCTGA
- a CDS encoding phosphoketolase family protein gives MAKDRMAALDAHWRAANYLAVGQIYLLANPLLTEPLKPEHIKPRLLGHWGTSPGLNLVHTHLNRVIAERGLDAICVWGPGHGGPAVLANSWLEGSYTQTYPDITRDAVGMERLFRQFSFPGGVPSHVAPETPGSLHEGGELGYSLAHAYGAAFDNPDLLVTCVIGDGEAETGPLAGSWHSNKFLDPVHDGAVLPVLHLNGYKIANPTVLARLPRAELDELLRGYGHDPLHVSGDDPRSVHRELAKAMDQALDRIARIQQEARAGRTGQGGRGRGGKGQAGRGQGASSERPRWPVIVLRTPKGWTGPAEVDGEPVEGTWRSHQVPLSGVRENPEHLRQLEAWLRSYRPEELFDADGRPTRLVLDCVPEGTRRLGANPHTNGGLLLSSLPLPDLEDFAVPVDKPGAGTHEPTRVLGGMLARIMADTAEQRNFRVVGPDETESNRLGALYEATGKAWQAEVLDTDEHLARDGRVLEVLSEHLCQGWLEGYLLTGRHGLFSSYEAFVHIVDSMVNQHIKWLKTSRQLPWRAPLASLNYLLTSHVWRQDHNGFSHQDPGFVDHVLNKSPEVVRVYLPPDANTLLCVADQTLRSRDKVNVIVAGKQPCFDWLSMEQARAHCARGAGIWEWAGTENGEREPDVVLACAGDVPTQEVLAAAGLLRTHLPGLSVRVVNVVDMARLMPTSEHPDGMADFEYDALFTADKPVIFAYHGYPWLIHRLAYRRTGHANLHVRGYRESGTTTTPFDMVVRNGLDRYRLVMDVIDRVPGLAVRAAAVRQRMTDVHTRHEAWIREHGTDLPEVAEWTWSG, from the coding sequence CTACCTGCTCGCCAACCCGCTGCTGACCGAGCCCCTCAAACCCGAGCACATCAAGCCGCGGCTGCTCGGACACTGGGGCACCTCACCCGGCCTCAACCTGGTGCACACGCACCTCAACCGTGTCATCGCCGAGCGCGGCCTCGACGCGATCTGCGTGTGGGGCCCCGGCCACGGCGGCCCCGCCGTCCTCGCGAACTCCTGGCTTGAGGGCAGCTACACACAGACGTACCCGGACATCACCCGGGACGCCGTCGGCATGGAACGCCTCTTCCGGCAGTTCTCCTTCCCCGGCGGAGTCCCCAGCCACGTCGCCCCCGAGACGCCGGGCTCCCTCCACGAGGGCGGCGAGCTGGGCTACTCGCTCGCCCACGCGTACGGGGCGGCCTTCGACAACCCGGACCTGCTGGTCACCTGCGTGATCGGGGACGGCGAGGCCGAGACGGGACCCCTCGCCGGCTCCTGGCACTCCAACAAGTTCCTCGACCCGGTGCACGACGGCGCCGTCCTGCCCGTCCTGCACCTCAACGGCTACAAGATCGCCAACCCCACCGTGCTCGCCCGGCTGCCGCGCGCCGAACTCGACGAACTCCTGCGGGGCTACGGCCACGACCCCCTCCATGTGTCCGGCGACGACCCCCGCAGCGTCCACCGGGAGCTCGCGAAGGCGATGGACCAGGCGCTGGACCGCATCGCCCGGATCCAGCAGGAGGCCCGCGCCGGGCGGACGGGCCAGGGCGGCAGGGGCCGGGGCGGGAAGGGCCAGGCGGGGAGGGGGCAGGGCGCGAGCAGCGAACGTCCCCGCTGGCCCGTGATCGTCCTGCGGACCCCCAAGGGCTGGACCGGCCCCGCCGAGGTCGACGGGGAGCCGGTCGAGGGAACGTGGCGCTCCCACCAGGTCCCGCTGTCCGGCGTCCGCGAGAACCCCGAGCACCTGCGACAGCTGGAGGCCTGGCTGCGCTCGTACCGACCAGAGGAACTCTTCGACGCCGACGGCCGGCCCACGCGCCTCGTCCTCGACTGCGTTCCCGAGGGCACCCGCCGCCTCGGCGCGAACCCCCACACCAATGGCGGCCTGCTGCTGAGTTCGCTGCCCCTGCCGGACCTGGAGGACTTCGCCGTCCCCGTCGACAAGCCCGGCGCGGGCACCCACGAGCCCACCCGCGTCCTCGGCGGCATGCTCGCCCGGATCATGGCCGACACGGCCGAGCAGCGGAACTTCCGTGTCGTGGGCCCCGACGAGACCGAGTCCAACCGGCTGGGCGCGCTGTACGAGGCGACGGGCAAGGCCTGGCAGGCGGAGGTCCTCGACACCGACGAGCACCTGGCCCGCGACGGCCGCGTCCTGGAAGTGCTGTCCGAACACCTCTGCCAGGGCTGGCTGGAGGGCTACCTCCTCACCGGACGGCACGGTCTGTTCTCGTCGTACGAGGCGTTCGTGCACATCGTCGACTCCATGGTCAACCAGCACATCAAGTGGCTCAAGACATCGCGGCAGTTGCCCTGGCGGGCACCGCTGGCCTCCCTCAACTACCTGCTGACGTCGCACGTCTGGCGCCAGGACCACAACGGCTTCTCGCACCAGGACCCCGGCTTCGTCGACCACGTCCTCAACAAGAGCCCGGAGGTCGTACGGGTCTATCTGCCGCCGGACGCCAACACCTTGCTGTGCGTGGCGGACCAGACCCTGCGCAGCCGCGACAAGGTCAACGTCATCGTCGCCGGGAAGCAGCCCTGCTTCGACTGGCTGTCCATGGAGCAGGCCCGCGCCCACTGCGCGCGGGGCGCGGGCATCTGGGAGTGGGCCGGGACGGAGAACGGGGAGCGCGAACCGGACGTGGTCCTTGCCTGCGCCGGCGACGTGCCCACCCAGGAAGTCCTCGCCGCTGCCGGGCTGTTGCGCACCCACCTCCCCGGCCTGTCCGTCCGTGTCGTCAACGTCGTCGACATGGCCCGGCTGATGCCGACGAGCGAACACCCGGACGGGATGGCCGACTTCGAGTACGACGCCCTCTTCACCGCGGACAAGCCGGTGATCTTCGCCTACCACGGCTATCCCTGGCTGATCCACCGGCTGGCCTACCGGCGCACCGGCCACGCCAACCTCCATGTACGCGGCTACCGGGAGTCGGGCACCACCACGACCCCCTTCGACATGGTCGTCCGCAACGGGCTCGACCGGTACCGCCTCGTCATGGACGTCATCGACCGCGTCCCGGGCCTCGCCGTGCGCGCCGCCGCCGTACGCCAGCGGATGACCGACGTGCACACCCGCCACGAGGCGTGGATCCGCGAGCACGGCACCGACCTCCCCGAGGTCGCCGAGTGGACCTGGTCCGGCTGA
- a CDS encoding ferredoxin reductase: MPPTTSSATASTTAPATRFAVPGRIAVSNRAAATWQCATLTEIRRETPHAATFRFAVPEWTGHLPGQHLMLRLRAEDGYVAQRHYSIASPPDDDGHVELTLDHIDGGEVSGWFHTVAKPGDEVELRGPLSGFFAWPGDRPALLIGAGSGVVPLMSMVRHHRARNLTVPLRLLVSARGPEELIYASEYGAETTAVFTRSAPEGVAVGRVAAAHVARLLADGPEGGWEAYVCGSNGFAEHASRLLVDAGQPVDRIRIERFG, translated from the coding sequence ATGCCCCCGACCACGTCCTCGGCGACGGCCTCGACGACGGCTCCCGCGACCCGGTTCGCCGTGCCCGGCCGGATCGCCGTGAGCAACCGCGCCGCGGCCACCTGGCAGTGCGCCACCCTCACCGAGATCCGCCGGGAGACCCCGCACGCGGCCACCTTCCGGTTCGCCGTGCCCGAGTGGACGGGCCACCTGCCGGGCCAGCACCTGATGCTCCGGCTGCGGGCCGAGGACGGCTATGTCGCCCAGCGGCACTACTCGATCGCCTCGCCCCCCGACGACGACGGACACGTCGAACTCACCCTCGACCACATCGACGGCGGTGAGGTGTCCGGCTGGTTCCACACGGTCGCGAAGCCCGGTGACGAGGTCGAGCTGCGCGGACCGCTCAGCGGTTTCTTCGCCTGGCCGGGCGACCGGCCCGCCCTGCTGATCGGCGCGGGCTCCGGCGTCGTACCGCTGATGTCGATGGTCCGCCACCACCGTGCGCGGAACCTGACGGTGCCCCTGCGGCTGCTCGTGTCGGCCCGCGGTCCCGAGGAGCTGATCTACGCGTCGGAGTACGGCGCCGAGACCACCGCGGTGTTCACGCGCAGCGCCCCGGAGGGTGTGGCCGTGGGCCGTGTGGCGGCCGCACATGTGGCGCGGCTCCTGGCCGACGGGCCCGAGGGTGGGTGGGAGGCCTATGTGTGCGGCTCGAACGGGTTCGCCGAGCATGCCTCGCGGCTGCTGGTGGACGCGGGCCAGCCGGTGGACCGTATCCGGATCGAACGCTTCGGCTGA
- a CDS encoding putative protein N(5)-glutamine methyltransferase, whose translation MPPSYVHVVTALRSAGCVFAEDEARLILTTARTPVELTAMVDRRSAGQPLEHVLGWAEFSGLRIAVEPGVFVPRRRTEFLVRQAVELAPEAPVVVDLCCGSGAVGAALVAALPGAELHAADIDPVAVRCARRNVGERGRVYEGDLFGPLPRGLRGRVGVLAANVPYVPTGEVGFLPPEARDHEPLVALDGGGDGLDVLRRVAAGAPGWLAPGGSLLVETSERQVGRAVGVFAAAGLIPRVEVSEELHANVIIGMWPGVGAG comes from the coding sequence ATGCCACCTTCTTACGTCCATGTCGTCACCGCGCTCAGGTCCGCGGGCTGCGTCTTCGCCGAGGACGAGGCGCGGCTGATCCTCACCACCGCCCGTACCCCGGTCGAACTCACCGCCATGGTGGACCGCCGCAGCGCGGGTCAGCCGCTCGAACACGTCCTGGGCTGGGCCGAGTTCAGCGGTCTGCGGATCGCCGTGGAACCTGGCGTCTTCGTACCTCGCAGACGCACCGAATTCCTGGTCCGGCAGGCTGTCGAGCTCGCCCCGGAGGCTCCGGTCGTCGTGGACCTGTGCTGCGGCTCGGGCGCGGTGGGGGCCGCGCTCGTGGCGGCCCTTCCCGGGGCGGAACTGCATGCCGCCGACATCGACCCGGTCGCCGTGCGCTGTGCTCGCCGCAATGTCGGTGAGCGCGGCCGGGTCTACGAGGGTGATCTCTTCGGGCCGTTGCCGCGGGGGCTGCGCGGGCGGGTCGGGGTGCTGGCCGCCAACGTGCCGTACGTGCCCACGGGGGAGGTGGGGTTCCTGCCGCCGGAGGCCCGCGATCACGAACCGCTCGTCGCGCTCGACGGGGGAGGGGACGGGCTCGACGTTCTGCGGCGGGTCGCCGCGGGGGCGCCGGGATGGCTCGCTCCCGGCGGGAGCCTGCTCGTCGAGACGAGTGAGCGGCAGGTGGGGCGGGCTGTGGGGGTGTTCGCCGCTGCGGGGCTGATACCTCGGGTGGAGGTGTCGGAGGAACTCCACGCAAACGTGATCATTGGCATGTGGCCGGGGGTGGGGGCTGGCTGA
- a CDS encoding NADPH-dependent 2,4-dienoyl-CoA reductase, which yields MTRYPHLLNPLDLGFTTLPNRVLMGSMHVGLEEADNGFERMAEFYATRARGGVGLIVTGGIAPNEAGRPYDGGAKLTTEAEAEQHAEITAAVHREGGKIAMQILHFGRYAYHPDLVAPSALQAPISPHQPRALTDDEVERTIDDYARAARLARHAGYDGVEIMGSEGYLINEFVAAQTNKRDDRWGGSYENRTRFPLEIVRRVREAVGEDFIIIYRLSMLDLVPGGSSLDEVITLARAVEAAGATIINTGIGWHEARIPTIATSVPRGAYAWVTKKVMGAVSIPLVTTNRINTPELAEELLAEGHADMVSLARPMLADPDFVSKAKAGRPEAINTCIGCNQACLDHTFSGRITSCLVNPRACHETELVLAPTRTRKRVAVVGAGPAGLACAVSAAERGHDVTLYDAAAEIGGQLNVARKVPGKQEFDETIRYFRTQLELHGVDVRLNTPVGDADLDPYDEVVVATGVGPRTPEIPGVDHPSVVGYLDVLRDGAPVGDRVAILGAGGIGFDVAEYLTDSGDKASEDPATYFRHWGVDMDYRAPGGLGAPERPAPPRSVHLLQRKASKVGAGLGRTTGWIHRAELKHRGVTMVPGVRYDRIDDAGLHVTVDGESSVLPVDTIVLCTGQEPRRDLYESLLAAGRSVHLIGGADVAAELDAKRAIKQGTELAAAL from the coding sequence ATGACCCGTTACCCCCACCTGCTGAACCCCCTGGACCTGGGGTTCACCACCCTGCCGAACCGCGTACTCATGGGCTCCATGCACGTAGGCCTGGAAGAGGCGGACAACGGCTTCGAGCGCATGGCGGAGTTCTACGCGACCAGGGCCCGTGGCGGCGTCGGCCTCATCGTCACCGGCGGCATCGCCCCCAACGAGGCGGGCCGCCCCTACGACGGCGGCGCCAAACTCACCACCGAGGCGGAAGCCGAACAGCACGCCGAAATCACCGCAGCGGTCCACCGCGAGGGCGGGAAGATCGCGATGCAGATCCTCCACTTCGGCCGGTACGCCTACCACCCCGACCTGGTCGCGCCCAGCGCACTGCAGGCGCCCATCAGCCCCCACCAGCCCCGCGCCCTGACGGACGACGAGGTCGAGCGGACCATCGACGACTACGCCCGCGCCGCCCGCCTCGCCAGGCACGCCGGCTACGACGGCGTCGAGATCATGGGCTCCGAGGGCTATCTCATCAACGAGTTCGTCGCCGCGCAGACCAACAAGCGCGACGACCGCTGGGGCGGCTCCTACGAGAACCGCACACGGTTCCCCCTCGAAATCGTCCGCCGGGTGCGCGAGGCGGTCGGCGAGGACTTCATCATCATCTACCGCCTCTCGATGCTGGACCTGGTCCCGGGCGGCTCCTCCCTCGACGAGGTGATCACCCTCGCCAGGGCCGTCGAGGCCGCCGGGGCGACCATCATCAACACCGGCATCGGCTGGCACGAGGCCCGCATCCCCACCATCGCCACCTCGGTGCCGCGAGGCGCGTACGCCTGGGTCACCAAGAAGGTCATGGGCGCCGTGTCGATCCCGCTCGTGACGACGAACCGCATCAACACCCCTGAACTGGCCGAGGAGTTGCTCGCCGAGGGACACGCCGACATGGTGTCGCTGGCCCGCCCGATGCTCGCCGACCCCGACTTCGTGAGCAAGGCGAAGGCCGGTCGGCCCGAGGCCATCAACACCTGCATCGGCTGCAACCAGGCCTGCCTCGACCACACGTTCAGCGGCAGGATCACCTCCTGCCTGGTGAACCCGAGGGCCTGCCACGAGACGGAACTCGTCCTCGCCCCGACCCGTACCCGTAAGCGCGTCGCCGTCGTGGGCGCGGGCCCGGCCGGGCTCGCCTGCGCGGTCAGTGCCGCCGAGCGCGGCCACGACGTCACGCTCTACGACGCCGCGGCGGAGATCGGCGGCCAGCTCAACGTGGCCCGCAAGGTCCCGGGCAAGCAGGAGTTCGACGAGACCATCCGCTACTTCCGCACCCAGCTCGAACTGCACGGCGTGGACGTCCGGTTGAACACCCCGGTCGGTGACGCGGACCTCGACCCGTACGACGAGGTCGTCGTCGCCACGGGTGTCGGCCCGCGCACCCCCGAGATCCCCGGCGTGGACCACCCGAGCGTCGTCGGATACCTCGACGTGCTGCGCGACGGCGCCCCCGTCGGCGACCGGGTCGCGATCCTCGGCGCGGGCGGCATCGGCTTCGACGTCGCCGAGTACCTGACCGACAGCGGCGACAAGGCGAGCGAGGACCCGGCGACGTACTTTCGGCACTGGGGCGTCGACATGGACTACCGGGCACCCGGTGGCCTCGGCGCGCCCGAGCGGCCGGCCCCGCCGCGCAGCGTCCACCTCCTGCAGCGCAAGGCGTCCAAGGTCGGCGCCGGCCTCGGCAGGACCACCGGCTGGATCCACCGCGCCGAACTCAAGCACCGCGGAGTCACCATGGTCCCCGGCGTCCGGTACGACCGCATCGACGACGCCGGGCTGCATGTCACCGTCGACGGAGAGAGCTCCGTCCTGCCGGTCGACACCATCGTGCTCTGCACGGGCCAGGAACCGCGCCGCGACCTGTACGAGTCGCTGCTCGCCGCCGGCCGCAGCGTGCACCTCATCGGCGGCGCCGACGTGGCGGCCGAACTGGACGCCAAGCGGGCCATCAAGCAGGGCACCGAGCTGGCGGCGGCGCTGTAG
- a CDS encoding universal stress protein, with protein MPDELGKARTMRKDIRTVTVGVDGSRAGLDAADWAAREAERRRLTLRLLHASGEPAASAPDGESVAVPGDGSGSGAGAVRGSAPASAFGSVSASVPRPRARPRPVSGASAASAGDSRRGILDRAAIQLSYAHPTLEIAARRTDTPALPALLEAAKESEALVLGSRGFNGFTGFLVGPVALAATAAAACPVVLVRAGELPTDERVPVDADDDPSASAHAPYLPVVLGLDLDDPADELIGHAFDAAGVRAAPLHVVHTWTLPPLRDCADGARTPAGTAGQQDARERSLAAVLGPWRHKFPETEVSEEVVYGHAGHHLLKASTRAGLLVVGRASADRGLGRAADSLVHHSTCPVAVVPHG; from the coding sequence ATGCCTGACGAACTGGGAAAGGCGCGCACCATGAGGAAGGACATCCGAACCGTCACCGTGGGCGTCGACGGCTCCCGCGCCGGTCTCGACGCCGCCGACTGGGCGGCCCGCGAGGCCGAGCGCCGCCGTCTCACCCTGCGGCTGCTGCACGCGAGCGGGGAACCCGCCGCATCCGCGCCCGATGGCGAGTCCGTCGCCGTCCCCGGGGACGGCTCCGGGTCCGGGGCTGGGGCGGTCCGCGGATCAGCGCCCGCATCCGCATTCGGATCCGTATCCGCATCCGTACCCCGCCCCCGGGCGCGCCCCCGGCCGGTCTCCGGGGCGTCGGCGGCCTCGGCCGGTGACTCGCGGCGCGGCATCCTGGACCGGGCCGCCATCCAACTCTCCTATGCGCACCCGACGTTGGAGATCGCCGCCCGCCGAACCGACACACCGGCCCTGCCCGCGCTGCTCGAAGCCGCCAAGGAGTCCGAGGCGCTGGTCCTCGGCTCACGCGGCTTCAACGGGTTCACCGGCTTCCTCGTCGGCCCGGTCGCGCTCGCCGCGACGGCGGCGGCCGCGTGCCCGGTGGTGCTCGTCCGCGCGGGTGAACTCCCCACGGACGAGCGCGTACCGGTCGACGCGGACGACGACCCGAGCGCGTCGGCCCACGCCCCGTACCTGCCGGTGGTCCTGGGACTCGACCTGGACGACCCGGCCGACGAACTCATCGGCCATGCCTTCGACGCCGCCGGTGTCCGTGCCGCGCCCCTGCACGTCGTACACACCTGGACGCTGCCGCCGCTGCGCGACTGTGCCGACGGCGCGAGGACTCCCGCCGGCACGGCCGGGCAGCAGGACGCCCGGGAGCGTTCCCTGGCGGCGGTGCTGGGGCCGTGGCGCCACAAGTTCCCGGAGACCGAGGTCTCGGAGGAGGTCGTGTACGGACACGCCGGTCATCATCTGCTGAAGGCCTCGACCAGGGCGGGGCTGCTCGTCGTCGGCCGTGCCTCGGCCGACCGGGGCCTGGGCCGCGCGGCGGACTCCCTGGTCCACCACTCCACCTGCCCGGTCGCGGTGGTCCCCCACGGCTGA